Below is a genomic region from Molothrus aeneus isolate 106 chromosome 5, BPBGC_Maene_1.0, whole genome shotgun sequence.
GCTTGGCCAGGCAATCTACTTGAGTAATTAACTGTCTGTTCTGTTAGAAAGTGTTTTCTAATGTCTAACATCAATCTTGCTCTTTGTAATTTAAACCCCATTACTCCTCGCCCTTGGACTCAGCAAACGATTCTGCCCTCGTCCCACTGCCCTACACCCCGACTAGAGAAACTCTCAGGCCGATTCAGGGCATGGTCTCTGCCCGCAGAGGTGGCTCCCCTGAGCACGGTCACACAAGCACGGGGgagaacagaaaggaaagatCTTTTGGCACAGTGCACTGATAGAAATGAGACCCTTGGAAAGCACGTGGGTTTGTGATGGCTGACTGTGAGCCGGGAGGGAATGGGGCAGTAAGAGGGGTTTGTGGCATGTGCCTCCTGTTCTCTCCTACTGTAGTACCCAGGGGTGCTTGGGCAGGCGGGAAGAGCGGCTCCAGGGCACGAGTGGGATTGGGGTGACGGGGGAGAGGTTTCACACATTGTGAGGGACATTgtctgcatccctgcctgcagcgcACACCCCATCCTGCTGTCCCTACAGCCCGTGGGGCTGCCCCACTGCGTCCGGCTGTGCCACCGGCGTGCGTCACTTTGCGCAACCGGAGCGATGCAGCCCCCCGGGGCCGACCCTCGTCACCTCCGGCCCCCCACACAGACTTTCTCCTTTAAGCCCAGCTAGCTATCAGAATTGACCGGGCTGATCCCTCCCACCTGCCCGCTCTCCCTGGCCCGGCCCTGACGTCAGGGGAAGGCGTGCGGATGCGTGTGTGTTCGAGGCGCACATCATCCATCCCCACATCAGACAGCGCAGATCCATCAGCCGGCAGGCAGGCAGCCGAGACAGCCCCCGGAGCCGGGCTGCAGGCGACACCGCTGCTCCTCGCACGGTAGCGGAGCAGCGTCCGGCCCCTCCGAGCCCCGATGCTCTGCAGAGCGCAGCTCCAGGGAGCCCGTCGCTGCTAAGGAGGTGGGTAAGGGCAGGCACAATGGCCATGCAGCGCGCCAGGGCTATTGTAGCTGGAGATTAAACTTCACGGACCACCTTTTTCTTTGAAACCTGCTCTTTCCTTTTGACGGTGGAGAGGTGCGAGGATGAAGCGTGACTTCCCTCCTCCGGTTTGGTTATTCCCCACCAGCCTCAGGAACAATAACTCCCCTGGGGTGGCGGCGGCAATGTTGCACGTCTGCTTTGGCTTGGGGGCAAATAATCCAGGGCTTTGCCACggagggctgagctcagctgggatCCGGCTCTCGGATTGCCGGGTGAGCGGGAGGCAATTTGTGAAAAATCTGACATATTAAAGTAGGCTGATAGTGATGGGGGCTGGAACTGGGATTTCTTTGGACTGGCTGCACTATTCCTGCCGATGGCAAGTTAGATCCacaaaggaggaaggaaggacacAGACGAAGATGTCTGTGCCATGTCTTTGAACAGATACcatgctaattaaaaaaataaaaaccatcaCAAGAAAGTAAATAAATCTCACAAATTTGGTATTGGGGAATGATGGTTATGCATACATGCTTTAAAGGTAAATCAAGCCTCCATGATGGTTTCTCCCTTTGCTTCTCCTTTGCGTTTGTCAGCCTGCTTGCTTTCCCTCATGGCCTCTCTGAGAACTGGGCAGCCCAGCACTGACTAAGGGAGCTTTTCATAATCAATCCATAAAGGTGACATTCATATTTTAGCGCTAAGCAGGCTGTATCGTAGGCGAGACTATCTCAGCAAAGATCTCTGGAGTTGGGAGTGTGATTGGCTTAGCTGGGGAGGGGATGCTGTCAGTGTGCATTGCCCAAAAACcgcctaattttatttttcctatagTAATTTGTCTCTTCAAAGGGGTTTGTAATAGGCAGGGTAGGTGAGAAAATGGCTTTGCTTGGTATTTAACTCTTAACATGATCTGGTGACCAAAAACGGGAAGGGGGGAGCTGAGAGGTTTTCATTAGCATCAGACAGAGACAGCATTTATAAAAATCTGCCAGACACCAAGGCTGTGAGCCTTCTCCgaggaaggaaggatggagaAACATAGCCCAGCCAGTGTTGCAGTGGCCCTGCTCACGGAAACCCTGCCTGGAGCCATCGTGGTTCCTCAGCTGGTTCCTGCCCTTCATGGCAGCCCCCCTGGGATCTCTGCTGGCCACCGTGTTGTTATTGCGTCCCTCGGCAGGTGAATATGACCAGCAGTGGAAAAATAGGATTTTTGTTCTTGCATTGAGCTCTGGGGACGTGTTCATGCGTCTGGAGGGGTGTAGCTCTTCTCAGTTTCAGCCTGTGTCTAGACAAGCTGAGTCTGTCTGGGGGGGCATCAGCCTCCCCGAGAATGGCAGCGGGCCAGAGCATTGCTTTCTGTGCTCCATGGGGTGAGGAgatggctgctggcagctggctgTGGAGATGGGGTGTCTCTTTGACATACACAGAGCTTTTTTCtactgggggggggggtttagAGGGGTAGTAAACCTGATTCCTGAACTGAGGCCACTGGCAGTCGCAAGGGATGGAGAAAACGTGAAAACGTGATGGAGAGTGGCATGGGAGAGCCCGTGCAGGAGATTGCTgcaaaaggcagcagagggaaaTTAACCTGCAGCTCCTTGGCTGGGGCGGGGGGAGCAGTGGCACTCGGGGAGAGCCGAGTGTGGTGACCGGCAGCATCCGAGCTGGGGATTCACAAAGATGCAGGCAGCATCCGAGCTGGGGATTCACAAAGAGAAGCGGCGCCGTGAAAAGGAGCTACCCATACAGGCGACGGTGTGGCCGCCGAAGGGTCACGTCCAGAGCCGGAGCGTGAGGGCCGCCAGCCAAGCGGCCACCCATCCGCCAGTGCATCATCCCGGGCATGCCGGGGGTGCCAGCGGACGGGAAGGAGCACAAAGAAACGCCGCCCGGGAGGGCCGGCTCAGCAGGGCGATGAAGCTAATTAAATATGTATTCCCTCGCCCGGGCGAGGCAGCGTAAGGGGGCTTTTTTCGCTGCCACTAATGAACGGGGAGTGGCAGACAGAGGCTGCTGCCTCTTCAAAAGGCTCTTTCCCCCCTTCTAGCGGGCCTTGAAAGGCTGTTTAGTTAAACAAGGTCACAGCCAGCACCCAAGACAATGTGTTTGGCTTTAAAGAAGGGGAGAGAGACAGTGATTTTATTTGATAAACCGAAGACCTTTCAGTCTCTGCTGATGAATGGGGTACTTGGATCTCGAGATAAAAGCTGATGTGTCTACTGCCTGTCTACCTTAATTGGCCTGGGTTTCCTGCCTCCGCCTGCAAGGGGCTCCTGACTGTCAGCTCCGCTTGCTCAGGAGCCTGCCCTcccaaaaatataaaagcaaagcTGCCTTCTGCTGCCAAAGAAGACCCTGTCACCAGAGGGCTCTGGGGTTTGTCTTTGAgatggttttttggggggggaggagaggaggtggACAGGGAAGGTGATGTTTTTTATAAAGAGCATCCTTTCAGCAAGCCCTGGGCTTGCAGCCACTTTCCTTCTTGGCTCGGAGGACTGTCACCCCGGGAGACCCTCGAAGCAAAGCCACCAGGAGGAGACAGGGAGGAGCGAGGTGGAGTCCAGCAGTGGCAGGGGAGGGTGGTTACTCTGGAAAGGCTTCCCGTGCCCCGCGGCAGAGCCGGGCTGCTGCAGTCTCTCCGCTTGCTTCCTCAAGTGACCCGGATTCCGTCCCTGCACTGTATACGTGCGTGGAGTGGACAGTGTCGTGGAGTGGTGTCAGGCCGGGAGAGACCTGAGGTGGGGAGAGATGCTCTCATCCTCAGCAGAGATTACTGTGACCACAGGAGATTGAGGAGAGGGTGAAAATGCCTCTTGTGCCGAGGTACTccctccttgtcccctcctggagctgcattGTGGACAAATGGTTGGGGAGAGGATGGtggggtgcagagcagggagggaaggaggacaGCAGAGGTTTTCCCTGGTCTGtgtctgggctgggaggggaggagacACTGGTGAAGATATGCTCGTGTCCCCACTCTTCTTTCAGCAAGCAGGCTTGCTTTTGTCCTGAGTTGAATTTCCTCGGTCCCTTTGTTTGCAGCAGGGATTTAAATGAAGTGGAACGTAGGATACAGCCCTGGAGACCCCCATGTGCCAAGCTCCTATGCAGCCTCAGCTTCACCAGCACCACCAAAGCCAGGAATTCAGCTGCTGGGCACCAAGGCTGACCAACAAATCTGCTTGATTCCTGGTGCTGAAGAGGGgctgagtgctgctggctgagtgAGACAGcctcagcctggctccaggacagggatctctgctccagcccctgttccAAGCAGGAGATAGAGCAGGCAGTTCTGTGACATGTCCAGGCAGTGCATCCACTAAGGATGGGGATCCTACAGCCTTGCTGTGCCCCGTGCCCATGTTTATCCCAATGAGCTGCCACCCAACATCCCCCTGGGCCATCCAGAGAGCCCTCAGAGTGCCTGTGGGGGATTGCACCTCGCTTGCTCTCCCACTAGGAGCAAGCTCAGCTCCTAGGGGCAAAGAGCAGCCCAGGAGGgccccctgagctgctgccctcagctctCAGGAGCAGACTGTCTGCCTCCTCAGCAGTGCTCCTGTTCTTCACCACTCATCCCCCAAAACAGGGAGCCTTCCAGGGCACCTGGGCCTGGGCTGGTCCCACAGGTGAACCTGGAGTAAACCCCTTCTTGGTTGCCACTTCATCAGAGCACACCATTTTGTCCCTGCAAGCTCCCCCTCCTTGcctcttattttaattttgcctCTGGGAAACTTCCATCTTTCCAGCCCCTTGTGGATGCCAACCAACTCCCTCAGCATACTAATAGTTTGCTCCAAGCATCCTTATTCAGGTTAAATACCCTCCATTGTCCCTAAACTGATGGGGGAACAGAAAGGCCTCCTGTGTCAGAGAAAGCCACACAGAGGAGGTGCACCACCCTGGTGAGGCCATTTTCAGAGTGACAGCTTCGTGGTGTGGCAGAGAACTGAGGGCTATTTCCCTCAAATCATCCCACTCCTCCAATCCTGACACCTCCTAGGAAGGTGACAAACCCTGCAGAAATGCATGGGAATCACATCACTTCTAAAGTGCTCTAAAGTGGCCAGACTGctcaccagcacaggcagggtggTCAAATGGGGGCACAGATAAGAGCTGTGAAGCAGTTTGGGGTCTGGCCTGGCTTTGGGGTTTCTCACTTGGGTGCTTCCTGAGCCTTGCTGGGCTTCTTAGGCATGGAGGAAGGAGATGTGAGCCTGAGCCTGGGAATGGAACAAGGAGATGCTGAGCCAGGGTTTGGGGGAAGTAGATGCTGAACCTGGGCAtggaagcaggagctgagcagcccctgtgtggggtgggatggaAGCAAAGGCAGATGTGCATGCTCCAGTTACTGCATGGAGGAGAGGAGCTACTGAAGCACAGGAAGGGTTTGGTGTGGCGGTGGGTGGGGAGCCAGCAAAGGGAAAGACAGTTTGGAGGGGTTTGCAGCCACAACTGGAAGTTGTCTCAGAGGGCAGGAGGAACATGGTGGCTTCTGCCTTGGAGTAGGACTCTGGTGTGGTCTTTACTGCCTGGGCCACGGGGtgaagctctgcagggctgagagGGGGTAGCTGTCAGGAGGCTGGCTGAGGGCTGCCCAAATGGGGGCAATCCAAGCTGGACTGGCAGCCGTGGGGGCCCActggcaggcacagcccctggcagaggAAGAAGGTGGAGGTGGGTGAGGGGAACAGGAATTGCCTGGTCCCTCCTTGACACTTGAGCTGCTCTAGAAATCATTTCCCATGTCCTTGGTGCCTGCTAATTTCAGAGTGGAGGTGACCCCCTTTTGTGCATCCCCCCAGGGCCTTTGTGTCTCAAAAGGCCACAGTGagtcagaaaagaaattaaatattctctgtgtttcctggtgtgtgcaggtgttGTCCTAAAAGAAGCTGCATGCGCCCCAGTGGGGTGGAAAAGGGCTGATAGGGGTGCTGGGGAAgaggatgggatccatgggatatTGGGCTCCTCAGCTCCAAGTGATGGAAACTCCTGAGGAGCAATGGAAATGGGTGAGCCCCCACCCAGTGCACCCAAAGAGAGGTGCCCTCAAGCAACCCCTGGtatggggcaccctgggacagagGCGCCAGCGTCAGATGCAGCAACTGATTGGAATGAAAATCAACGGAGCAAGGCTTTTCTCagcaagcagctgcagtgctgatcACACATCAGAGCATCTGGGAGACTGAAAAATGCACAGCCCCTCCAATTTCATGCTGGGTGCTTCAGTAAGGACAAGAGTGCCCACAATTGTGATTGCTCTGTCTGCAGGGTTTCTGCCCCTTAGGGCTTTAACTCCTTGCAAATGGCATGATGCCTTCAGAAACTGGAGCCTgatgatggcagcagcaggaggttgTGCTTGTGtagtggctgggctggggtgccTGAGGGGCATGagggctgctggcagcctcACCACAGTCTCCTGGTGTTCCTTCTTTCTGTAGGAATGTGTCtggatgggcagcagctgctggctgggattgGGGTTGTCCCCTAAATCCTGTGGGGCTGAAAGCAACCTCCTGTGCTGAGAAGACCTCAGAACCCTGACCTTGACATACTGACCTATTGTCTCAGcctcttttcttcacttttttaatCAGCAATCTCAGGATGGGGGACGTTCTCAGAGCCTGGGACTGGAGGCCCAGGCATGCTGGCACTGCATGGGGTTCCTTCCCAAAAtggtccctgcctgtggcagctcAGGCTCCACTGCTCCTTTTCCCAGGGTGTGCTTATTAGTGACTTCATCTCAAATATGTGGGATTATCTTGTCAATTGAAAGGTTGAACAAACCAGGTTCTTCCCTTGGGATTGATTTTCTGGAACATCCCAGGTGACTCCAAGCTGGGACAGGCTTCCTGGGGCAATTCCCAGTGCTGGAAGTTGGTGTCCAAGGCTGAGGGCTGGCAGCATGtgggagctccctgctcccacaaATGCCTGGGAGCTGAGGAACAATTCCTGACAGCAAATTGTGCCAAAAACCTCACAGAAGGCCTTGTAACCCTCAGCCCCTTTTGCTCCCCAGGTCACCAGCAGTAGGCCCACACGCCTGGGCATcctttctcctgctgcccacctgCCCGATCCCAAGACGGAGGAGCCCGGCGACCCCGCCATGTCATCGGAGCCCAGCGCCCCGCcggcagtgccacccctgcacTCCCCCAAGTCGCCGGTGTGGCCCACCTTCCCCTTCCAGAGGGAGGGCAGCCGCATCTGGGAGCGGGGCAACCTCCTGCTACGGGACCtgcccagccccctccccaccaagAGGACCAGGACCTACTCGGCGTAAGTACCTGGCGGGTTTGGGACTGTCCAGTTGGtcacctgcagtgcctgcaggacCCTCTGCACCTGGAGCACTTTGTCACCTGGTGCCTGACATcgctgcacagccctgcccagagtgCTGTGGGTGGGTGCCATGCACTCGGCCTGGAGCTGTCATGTTCATAGCACAAATCTCTCCCCGTGCCTCCACCTGGGCAAGGGCCACCAGTGAAAAatcttccctttcctcctgcagcacGGCGCGTGCCTCTGCTGGCCCCGTCTTCAAGGGTGTCTGCAAGCAGTTCTCTCGCTCCCAGGGCCACGGGTTTATCACCCCAGAGAATGGCACTGAGGACATTTTCGTGCATGTGTCTGAGTaagtcccagggctgtgtggtgCTGGAAGACCCCAGGGAAGCCATGCCATCAGCATGGAGCTGGAGACTTGTGGGCTGGGGTGTGGATGTCTCCATGGGGTGGACATGGGTCTCTGCTTGTCCTGTACCCTCCATCATCAatgggttttcttttccaaggCACAACTGGTGGGTCAGTTGCATTCCTTCATTCTGGGTGGTCTGGGGCAGGAGTTCCTCTCTTGGCTGgggcaccaccaccaccacctctcctttcctctcctgcagcatcGAGGGAGAGTACGTCCCAGTGGAGGGGGACGAGGTGACGTACAAGGTGTGCCCCATCCCTCCCAAGAACCAGAAGTTCCAGGCAGTGGAGGTGGTCCTCACCAACCTGGCGCCCCACACGAAGCACGAGACATGGTCTGGCCAGATCATCGGCTCCTAGGCGCCCGGGGGGCCGCCAGCCGCTCAGCCCCATGGAGCGAGCCTGCCCAGCCGCTCCCAAGGGGCGTGGGGGGAgccgaggcggcggcggggccggggctgcccccaAACGTGCAGGCGTTTGCGTTCAGTGTCTTTTATAAGGTTACggtttcctttctctgtgtgtgtttgtaagtGTCTGTCGAGGGGGACAGGGGAAGCAGAGCCCTCCCTGACTGTTCCCCAGCTCCGGGGGCAGCACCGAGCCCCATGTTCCATTCCTTGCTCCTGAGGCCATGGGGAATAGAGGagccagtcccagccccagccctccagCTCTACTGGGCTGAAGCAGGTGCTGAGAGCAGAAAGGGGTGGGGAGAGGCTG
It encodes:
- the CSDC2 gene encoding cold shock domain-containing protein C2, which produces MSSEPSAPPAVPPLHSPKSPVWPTFPFQREGSRIWERGNLLLRDLPSPLPTKRTRTYSATARASAGPVFKGVCKQFSRSQGHGFITPENGTEDIFVHVSDIEGEYVPVEGDEVTYKVCPIPPKNQKFQAVEVVLTNLAPHTKHETWSGQIIGS